Proteins encoded by one window of Anopheles maculipalpis chromosome 2RL, idAnoMacuDA_375_x, whole genome shotgun sequence:
- the LOC126568187 gene encoding uncharacterized protein LOC126568187, which produces MKLFCIVPFVVAVVAGASTATDSGASKVVGKRSVWGQFFPMHPRLSARSDGHGGSAGGEEGGKNEHGHATTQGLGHYESNQEDYHSWKPLEAFGHYGQLGDEHKFGEQFHHGGEHGESDGKHGGFGGQGAEHHGFGDSHGFEGHHSFGGHQELAGHEGLAGHGGFGGHEGHGSHGGLGGHGGFEGHGNHGDLGGHASFGGHGDLGGHGNHGGLGGHGDLGGHGSHGGLGGHGDFGGHGGHGGFGGHGDLGGHAALGAHESFGDHGSFGGHENFGDHGDAETHQAFTHGDDHGFGGHEGYSYGGDHHGFGGHDDHSSHGHHGHQHGGDKEQPIKELHLDATYEHEDDHKEHKEHKEPKIKYITVTERVPVPYKVTVEKKVLVPIKVPYTVHSEKVYPIVVEKKFPVVVEKHEIIHVDKPYEVKVPHKVEVHKKEIVKVEKPVPVKIEKPVPYKVEKPYIVHKHVPVKVWVNVKKEHHD; this is translated from the exons ATGAAG CTCTTTTGCATTGTTCCCTTCGTGGTGGCGGTAGTGGCCGGTGCGTCCACTGCTACTGACTCCGGTGCGAGTAAAGTAGTTGGCAAGCGCAGTGTTTGGGGACAGTTCTTCCCGATGCATCCTCGACTCTCCGCAAGATCGGATGGCCACGGTGGATCTGCGGGGGGTGAGGAGGGCGGCAAGAACGAACACGGACATGCCACAACGCAAGGACTGGGTCATTACGAGTCGAACCAGGAAGATTACCATAGCTGGAAGCCACTGGAAGCCTTCGGACACTACGGCCAACTTGGGGATGAGCACAAGTTTGGCGAACAGTTCCACCATGGAGGTGAGCATGGAGAATCGGATGGCAAGCATGGCGGCTTTGGCGGTCAGGGAGCAGAACATCACGGATTTGGTGATTCTCACGGTTTTGAGGGACATCACAGCTTTGGAGGACATCAAGAGCTAGCAGGACACGAAGGACTCGCAGGACATGGTGGCTTTGGAGGACATGAAGGTCACGGAAGTCATGGTGGCCTTGGAGGACATGGCGGTTTTGAAGGACACGGAAATCACGGCGATCTAGGCGGGCACGCCAGTTTCGGAGGACACGGTGATCTTGGAGGACATGGCAACCATGGTGGTTTGGGAGGTCACGGCGATCTTGGAGGACATGGAAGCCACGGTGGTTTGGGAGGACACGGCGATTTTGGAGGTCACGGAGGACATGGTGGATTCGGAGGACATGGTGATCTCGGAGGACACGCTGCCCTGGGAGCGCACGAATCATTCGGCGATCATGGATCTTTCGGTGGTCATGAGAATTTCGGAGATCATGGAGATGCTGAAACTCATCAAGCTTTCACGCATGGCGATGATCACGGATTTGGCGGACACGAGGGATATTCGTACGGTGGAGATCATCACGGTTTCGGCGGGCATGACGATCATTCTTCGCACGGTCATCACGGACATCAACACGGTGGCGACAAGGAACAACCCATCAAGGAACTCCACTTGGATGCAACCTATGAACACGAGGACGATCACAAGGAGCACAAGGAACACAAGGAACCGAAGATCAAGTACATTACCGTTACCGAGCGTGTTCCGGTACCGTACAAGGTGACAGTTGAGAAGAAGGTCCTCGTACCGATCAAGGTACCGTATACGGTACACTCGGAAAAGGTTTACCCGATCGTGGTGGAAAAGAAGTTCCCGGTCGTGGTGGAGAAGCACGAGATCATCCATGTTGACAAGCCGTACGAAGTTAAGGTACCGCACAAGGTTGAGGTCCATAAGAAGGAAATTGTGAAGGTGGAAAAGCCAGTGCcggtgaaaattgaaaagccTGTCCCGTACAAGGTCGAAAAGCCATACATCGTGCACAAGCACGTGCCGGTGAAGGTTTGGGTGAATGTTAAGAAGGAGCACCATGATTAG